In Juglans regia cultivar Chandler chromosome 13, Walnut 2.0, whole genome shotgun sequence, the following proteins share a genomic window:
- the LOC108991781 gene encoding eukaryotic translation initiation factor 4B2-like, with protein MSGKAWGNIGAWAADAELAEAEEREAASAAESSSHSYPSLKESVSAKTKKKKTTLTLSEFYSTPSGQRSATEYSQGLTTDEMLRLPTGPKERSPDEMQYGKLGGGFSSYGRSGSISGRGRDRDDADGSWGGGARRSYGGFDQERRGTPSSRVSDFDQPSRADEVDNWALTKKPMPSLDSGRQDRYGSLGGGSRADDADNWAVGKKPVPSRSSTFGSGFRDSAQEPDRWTRGGGGFRESERERPRLVLDPPRGDSGVNEPLVVAKTNKPNPFGAARPREEVLAEKGLDWKKMESEIEAKKASTPTSTHSSRPSSAQSSRSEGQGLQQGVENVVKPRPKVNPFGDAKPREVLLEERGKDWRKIDLELEHRRVDRLETDEEKKLKEEIDHLKKELETESTMEANSESLQGSGGDQSSLRDIILLKQRELETLIHDLDGKVRFGQKAVERPGSRPSSGAGRVAGFPERPPSQSGSIEETRNMEFMDRPRSRGGGDVWARHADDRRSFGSGRDRGFLGNRDLDRPRSRDKW; from the exons ATGTCCGGAAAAGCATGGGGTAACATCGGCGCCTGGGCCGCCGATGCAGAGCTGGCCGAAGCGGAGGAACGCGAGGCTGCCTCTGCGGCGGAGTCTTCTTCCCATAGCTACCCCAGCCTGAAAGAATCCGTTAGCGCCAAgaccaagaagaagaagacgacctTAACCTTGTCCGAGTTCTACTCCACGCCCTCCGGCCAGCGCTCCGCAACCGAATACAGCCAAGGCTTGACCACCGACGAGATGCTCCGTCTCCCTACCGGCCCCAAAGAGCGCTCCCCCGATGAAATGCAGTACGGTAAGCTCGGAGGCGGGTTCTCTTCCTACGGGCGGTCCGGTTCTATATCTGGTCGTGGCAGAGACCGAGACGATGCCGATGGGTCCTGGGGAGGTGGTGCCCGGAGGTCCTATGGTGGATTTGATCAGGAACGGAGGGGTACCCCTTCGTCCAGGGTTTCGGATTTCGATCAGCCGTCGAGGGCTGACGAGGTAGACAATTGGGCATTGACGAAGAAACCTATGCCTTCACTCGATTCGGGTCGGCAGGATCGGTACGGGTCGCTTGGGGGCGGGTCTAGGGCCGATGACGCTGATAATTGGGCGGTTGGGAAAAAGCCTGTTCCCTCTAGATCTTCGACATTCGGGTCAGGCTTTCGCGATTCGGCTCAGGAGCCCGATCGTTGGACTAGAGGAGGGGGAGGGTTTCGTGAGAGCGAGCGGGAACGGCCAAGATTGGTATTGGATCCTCCTAGGGGGGATTCGGGTGTGAATGAGCCGCTGGTGGTGGCGAAGACGAATAAGCCGAACCCGTTTGGTGCCGCACGGCCTAGGGAGGAGGTTTTAGCGGAGAAGGGTTTGGACTGGAAGAAGATGGAGTCGGAAATTGAGGCTAAGAAAGCGAGTACACCAACGAGTACACACTCGAGCAGGCCTTCCAGCGCGCAGTCAAGCCGGTCTGAGGGTCAGGGGCTGCAGCAGGGGGTTGAGAATGTGGTGAAGCCAAGGCCAAAGGTGAATCCTTTTGGGGATGCCAAGCCTAGGGAGGTTTTGCTTGAGGAGCGAGGTAAGGATTGGAGGAAGATTGATCTTGAATTGGAGCATCGCAGGGTTGACAG GCTTGAAacagatgaggaaaagaagttaaaagaagaaatagatCACTTAAAGAAGGAACTTGAGACAGAATCTACCATGGAAGCAAACAGTGAATCTCTACAAGGGTCTGGTGGTGACCAATCCAGTTTACGTGACATTATACTTCTCAAACAAAGGGAATTGGAAACACTAATTCATGATTTGGATGGAAAAGTTCGATTTGGGCAGAAAGCTGTTGAAAGGCCTGGTTCGAGGCCCAGTTCTGGAGCAGGTAGGGTGGCTGGTTTTCCTGAGAGGCCACCTTCTCAATCTGGATCAATCGAGGAAACAAGAAATATGGAATTCATGGATAGGCCTCGCTCGCGGGGTGGAGGGGATGTGTGGGCAAGGCATGCTGATGACAGAAGATCCTTTGGATCTGGCAGGGATAGAGGATTTCTAGGCAACAGAGACTTGGATAG GCCGAGGTCGAGGGATAAGTGGTGA